From Rutidosis leptorrhynchoides isolate AG116_Rl617_1_P2 chromosome 3, CSIRO_AGI_Rlap_v1, whole genome shotgun sequence, a single genomic window includes:
- the LOC139902473 gene encoding uncharacterized protein, producing the protein MGQMGQNDFEFHLVVAQVGHASKGSKWFRVDPNLRTWAPSIASLLLPGGRTVHSRFVIPLDLMENNTCGIKQKTHLAELMQQVRLIIWDEAPMTQRFAFEALDKTLRDILGAKDEINRGKLFGGVPILLGGDFRQILPVIPKGKR; encoded by the exons atgggtcaaatgggtcaaaacgaTTTTGAGTTTCATTTGGTCGTGGCTCAAGTAGGTCATGCCTCAAAAGGGTCAAAATGGTTTAGAGTTGACCCAAATTTGCGAACATGGGCCCCAA GTATCGCGTCGCTACTTTTGCCGGGAGGTCGAACTGTGCACAGTCGATTTGTCATCCCTCTTGACCTAATGGAGAACAACACGTGCGGTATAAAACAAAAGACCCATCTTGCAGAACTGATGCAGCAAGTCCGATTAATCATTTGGGACGAAGCCCCCATGACTCAGAGGTTTGCATTTGAAGCTTTAGACAAAACCCTAAGGGATATTTTGGGGGCTAAGGATGAAATAAATAGAGGCAAGCTATTTGGCGGGGTACCTATTTTACTGGGGGGTGATTTCAGGCAAATATTGCCCGTAATACCAAAAGGAAAAAGATAA
- the LOC139902474 gene encoding uncharacterized protein, whose product MRVNEYTPDGHVDPHKQEFNRWVLDIGDGKVAAVSKDGEEEPTWVEIPEQFIVKSEKPPIDAVVDTIFPDFLERYKNEDYLRERAILTPRNDDADQINKHMFKKLEGRTMIYKSSDEICKGSTDAYDQHSAYPVEYLNKLNFPGVPPHKLKLKLGQPIMLLRNLYPSAGLCNGTRLIITDFQKFVILARIITGSHVGDTVIIPRIVLTSAQTKWPFVMQRIQFPVRPCYAMTINKSQGQSLDFVGIYLPRPVRTTICRIIKSDGPRWSKNSHGCR is encoded by the coding sequence ATGCGGGTCAATGAATACACACCCGATGGTCACGTTGATCCTCACAAACAGGAATTCAATAGATGGGTTCTAGATATTGGAGACGGTAAAGTTGCAGCTGTTAGTAAAGATGGAGAAGAGGAACCGACATGGGTAGAAATTCCAGAACAATTCATAGTAAAATCGGAGAAACCTCCAATTGACGCGGTTGTAGATACCATTTTCCCTGATTTTCTTGAAAGGTATAAAAACGAAGACTATTTGCGTGAAAGGGCGATTTTGACACCACGCAACGATGACGCAGACCAGATAAACAAACATATGTTTAAGAAGCTAGAAGGCCGGACTATGATATACAAAAGCTCGGATGAAATATGCAAAGGCTCGACCGACGCATACGACCAGCACAGTGCGTATCCGGTtgaatatttaaataaattaaacttCCCCGGGGTACCTCCGCACAAGCTGAAACTGAAATTAGGCCAGCCCATCATGTTGTTGCGAAATTTATATCCCAGCGCCGGGCTCTGTAACGGGACCCGTCTAATCATTACAGACTTTCAAAAATTTGTAATTCTAGCGCGCATCATTACCGGTTCCCATGTAGGTGATACGGTCATTATACCCAGAATTGTTCTAACCTCCGCCCAAACAAAGTGGCCTTTTGTTATGCAACGCATTCAATTTCCTGTTAGGCCATGCTATGCGATGACGATTAACAAGAGCCAGGGCCAATCACTCGATTTTGTCGGTATCTACTTGCCCAGACCAGTACGGACAACTATATGTCGCATTATCAAGAGTGACGGACCCCGATGGTCTAAAAATAGTCATGGTTGCCGATAA